From a single Leclercia sp. AS011 genomic region:
- the nagA gene encoding N-acetylglucosamine-6-phosphate deacetylase, which yields MYALTHGRIYTGHEILDDHAIVIANGLIERVCPLAELPAEIEQRSLNGAILSPGFIDVQLNGCGGVQFNDTAEAVTVETLEIMQRANERSGCTSYLPTLITTSDDLMKQGIRVMREYLAKYPHQALGLHLEGPWLNIVKKGTHNPSFVRKPDDELVDYMCANADVITKVTLAPEMVDPEVIRKLAGAGIVVSAGHSNATLKEAKVGFRAGITFATHLYNAMPYITGREPGLAGAIFDEPDVYCGIIADGLHVDYANVRNAKRLKGDKLCLVTDATAPAGANIEQFIFAGKTIYYRNGLCVDENGTLSGSALTMIEGVRNLVEHCSIALDEVLRMATLYPARAIGVDKQLGSIAPGMVANLTAFTHDYKIIKTIVNGNEVVTE from the coding sequence ATGTACGCTTTAACCCACGGTCGGATTTATACCGGCCATGAAATTCTGGATGACCATGCGATTGTGATCGCAAATGGCCTGATTGAACGTGTCTGCCCGCTGGCCGAGCTGCCGGCGGAAATAGAACAACGCTCGCTCAATGGGGCAATCCTCTCCCCCGGTTTTATCGACGTACAGCTTAACGGCTGTGGCGGCGTGCAGTTCAATGATACAGCGGAAGCCGTTACGGTTGAGACGCTGGAGATTATGCAGCGCGCCAACGAAAGATCGGGCTGCACCAGCTACCTGCCTACGCTTATCACCACCAGCGACGATCTGATGAAACAGGGCATTCGCGTGATGCGTGAATACCTGGCGAAGTATCCGCACCAGGCGCTGGGCCTGCACCTTGAAGGTCCGTGGCTGAATATCGTCAAGAAAGGCACCCATAATCCGAGCTTCGTGCGTAAACCTGACGACGAGCTGGTCGATTACATGTGCGCCAACGCGGATGTGATCACCAAAGTGACCCTGGCACCCGAGATGGTCGACCCTGAAGTCATCCGCAAGCTGGCGGGCGCAGGCATTGTGGTCTCTGCCGGGCACTCCAACGCCACGCTGAAAGAGGCCAAAGTAGGCTTCCGGGCCGGTATCACCTTCGCCACCCACCTTTATAACGCCATGCCGTATATCACCGGGCGCGAGCCGGGTCTGGCCGGGGCTATCTTCGACGAGCCGGACGTCTACTGCGGCATCATTGCCGACGGGTTACACGTCGATTATGCCAACGTACGTAACGCCAAGCGTCTGAAAGGCGACAAGTTGTGCCTGGTCACAGATGCCACAGCACCCGCAGGGGCAAATATTGAACAGTTCATTTTTGCTGGTAAAACAATATACTACCGGAATGGACTGTGTGTGGATGAGAACGGAACCTTAAGCGGTTCAGCTCTGACCATGATCGAAGGCGTGCGCAATCTGGTGGAACATTGCAGCATTGCTCTGGATGAAGTGTTGCGTATGGCAACCCTCTATCCGGCCCGCGCGATTGGCGTGGACAAGCAGCTGGGCAGCATTGCCCCGGGCATGGTGGCTAACCTCACCGCATTCACACACGATTATAAAATCATCAAGACCATCGTTAATGGTAACGAGGTCGTCACAGAGTAA
- the nagC gene encoding DNA-binding transcriptional regulator NagC, with protein MTPGGQAQIGNVDLVKQLNSAAVYRLIDQHGPISRIQIAEQSQLAPASVTKITRQLIERGLIKEVDQQASTGGRRAISIVTETRNFHAIGVRLGRHDATLTLYDLSSKAVAEEHYSLPERTQETLEHALLNAIELFIESCQRKIRELIAISVILPGLVDPESGVIRYMPHIQVENWGLIDALEKRFAVTCFVGHDIRSLALAEHYFGASQDCEDSILVRVHRGTGAGIISNGRIFIGRNGNVGEIGHIQVDPLGERCHCGNFGCLETVAANAAIEQRVRHLLEQGYQSRVTLDDCKINAICKAANKGDALASEVIEQVGRHLGKTIAIAINLFNPQKVVIAGEITEAEKVLLPAIEGCINTQALKAFRQNLPVVRSALNDRSAIGAFALVKRAMLNGILLQRLLEG; from the coding sequence ATGACACCTGGCGGACAAGCTCAAATTGGTAACGTTGATCTGGTAAAGCAGCTGAACAGTGCTGCGGTATATCGACTGATTGACCAGCATGGACCCATCTCGCGGATCCAGATTGCAGAACAGAGCCAGCTTGCCCCCGCCAGCGTAACGAAAATTACCCGCCAGCTCATTGAGCGCGGGCTGATCAAAGAAGTAGACCAGCAGGCCTCCACCGGGGGCCGGCGCGCCATCTCGATTGTCACCGAAACCCGCAATTTTCACGCCATCGGCGTGCGCCTTGGCCGCCATGACGCCACCCTGACGCTGTACGATCTGAGCAGCAAAGCGGTCGCTGAAGAGCACTACTCCCTGCCGGAACGCACGCAGGAGACCCTCGAGCACGCCCTGCTCAACGCCATTGAACTGTTTATCGAATCCTGCCAGCGCAAGATCCGCGAGCTGATTGCCATTTCGGTGATCCTGCCCGGGCTTGTCGACCCTGAAAGCGGCGTTATCCGCTATATGCCGCATATTCAGGTTGAAAACTGGGGGTTGATCGACGCCCTGGAAAAACGCTTCGCTGTAACCTGCTTTGTGGGTCACGACATTCGCAGCCTGGCGCTGGCTGAGCACTACTTTGGTGCGAGCCAGGATTGTGAAGACTCTATTCTGGTGCGCGTGCACCGGGGAACAGGGGCCGGGATCATCTCCAACGGGCGCATTTTTATTGGTCGGAACGGTAACGTCGGCGAGATTGGCCACATTCAGGTCGATCCGCTGGGGGAGCGCTGCCACTGCGGTAACTTTGGTTGCCTGGAAACCGTAGCCGCCAACGCCGCCATCGAGCAGCGCGTGCGTCACCTGCTGGAGCAGGGCTACCAGAGCCGCGTCACGCTGGATGACTGTAAAATCAATGCTATCTGCAAAGCCGCCAACAAGGGAGACGCGCTGGCCAGCGAAGTGATCGAGCAGGTTGGCCGCCATCTCGGCAAAACCATCGCCATCGCCATCAACCTGTTTAACCCGCAAAAAGTGGTGATCGCCGGCGAAATTACCGAAGCCGAAAAGGTACTGCTGCCCGCCATTGAAGGATGCATTAATACCCAGGCGCTGAAGGCGTTTCGTCAGAATCTGCCGGTGGTGCGCTCGGCGCTGAACGACCGCTCCGCCATTGGTGCCTTTGCGCTGGTAAAACGCGCCATGCTTAACGGTATCCTGTTGCAGCGTTTGCTGGAAGGCTGA
- the nagD gene encoding ribonucleotide monophosphatase NagD, giving the protein MTIKNVICDIDGVLMHDNVAVPGAAEFLNRIMEKGMPLVLLTNFPSQTGQDLANRFATAGVDVPDSVFYTSAMATADFLKRQEGKKAYVVGEGALIHELYKAGFTITDVNPDFVIVGETRSYNWEMMHKAAFFVANGARFIATNPDTHGRGFYPACGALCAGIEKMTGRMPFYVGKPSPWIIRAALNKMQAHSEDTVIVGDNLRTDILAGFQAGLETILVLSGVSTLDDIDSMPFRPSWIYPSVAEIDVL; this is encoded by the coding sequence ATGACCATTAAGAATGTTATTTGTGATATCGATGGCGTGCTGATGCACGACAATGTTGCCGTGCCGGGCGCAGCAGAATTTCTTAACCGCATCATGGAAAAAGGCATGCCGCTGGTGCTGCTCACCAACTTCCCGTCGCAGACCGGGCAGGATCTGGCAAACCGTTTTGCTACCGCCGGTGTCGATGTGCCCGACAGCGTGTTCTACACCTCGGCGATGGCGACCGCAGATTTTCTGAAGCGTCAGGAAGGCAAAAAAGCCTATGTGGTGGGCGAAGGTGCGCTGATCCATGAGCTATACAAAGCCGGTTTTACCATCACCGATGTGAATCCCGATTTCGTGATCGTCGGTGAGACGCGCTCCTATAACTGGGAGATGATGCACAAGGCCGCGTTTTTCGTCGCCAACGGGGCCCGCTTTATCGCCACCAACCCGGATACCCACGGTCGCGGCTTTTATCCGGCCTGTGGCGCGCTCTGTGCCGGGATTGAGAAGATGACCGGACGCATGCCGTTTTATGTCGGCAAGCCCAGCCCGTGGATCATTCGCGCGGCACTGAACAAAATGCAGGCCCACTCGGAAGATACGGTGATCGTGGGCGACAACCTGCGCACCGATATTCTCGCCGGCTTCCAGGCCGGGCTGGAGACCATTCTGGTGCTGTCGGGGGTATCAACCCTCGATGATATTGATTCAATGCCGTTCCGGCCGAGCTGGATTTATCCTTCGGTCGCGGAAATTGATGTTCTGTAA
- the asnB gene encoding asparagine synthase B, whose translation MCSIFGVLDIKTDAGELRKKALELSRLMRHRGPDWSGVYASDKAILAHERLSIVDVNAGAQPLYNEKKTHALAVNGEIYNHQALRAEYGDRYAFQTGSDCEVILALYQEKGPEFLDELQGMFAFALYDSEKDAYLIGRDHIGIIPLYMGHDEFGNFYVASEMKALVPVCRTIKEFPAGSFLWSKDGEIRSYYQRDWFDYDAVKDNVTDKVELTQALEEAVKSHLMSDVPYGVLLSGGLDSSVISAITKKYAARRVEDQERSEAWWPQLHSFAVGLEGSPDLKAAQEVANHLGTVHHEIHFTVQEGLDAIRDVIYHIETYDVTTIRASTPMYLMSRKIKAMGIKMVLSGEGSDEVFGGYLYFHKAPDAKELHEETVRKLQALHMFDCARANKAMSAWGVEARVPFLDKKFLDVAMRINPQDKMCGNGKMEKHILRECFESYLPASVAWRQKEQFSDGVGYSWIDTLKEVAAKQISDQQLETASFRFPYNTPGSKEAYLYREIFEELFPLPSAAECVPGGPSVACSSAKAIEWDEAFKTMNDPSGRAVGVHQSAYK comes from the coding sequence ATGTGTTCAATTTTCGGCGTACTGGATATTAAAACTGACGCAGGCGAACTGCGTAAAAAGGCACTGGAGTTATCCCGTCTGATGCGCCATCGCGGCCCGGACTGGTCCGGTGTATACGCCAGCGATAAAGCGATTCTGGCCCATGAACGTCTGTCGATTGTTGACGTTAACGCCGGTGCTCAGCCGCTCTATAACGAGAAAAAAACCCATGCCCTGGCGGTCAACGGTGAGATCTACAACCACCAGGCGCTGCGTGCCGAGTACGGCGATCGCTATGCCTTCCAGACCGGTTCCGACTGTGAAGTGATCCTGGCGCTGTACCAGGAAAAAGGCCCGGAATTCCTCGATGAGCTGCAGGGGATGTTCGCCTTCGCCCTGTACGACAGCGAAAAAGATGCGTATCTGATTGGCCGCGACCATATCGGGATCATCCCGCTGTATATGGGTCACGATGAATTCGGCAACTTCTATGTGGCCTCCGAGATGAAAGCCCTGGTGCCGGTGTGCCGCACCATTAAAGAGTTCCCGGCAGGCAGCTTCCTGTGGAGCAAAGATGGCGAGATCCGCTCTTACTATCAGCGCGACTGGTTCGATTACGATGCCGTTAAAGACAACGTCACCGACAAAGTGGAGCTGACCCAGGCCCTGGAAGAGGCGGTAAAAAGCCATCTGATGTCAGACGTGCCTTACGGCGTGCTGCTCTCTGGCGGTCTGGACTCGTCCGTGATCTCGGCGATCACCAAAAAATATGCCGCCCGCCGCGTGGAAGATCAGGAGCGTTCTGAAGCCTGGTGGCCGCAGCTGCACTCCTTCGCTGTCGGTCTGGAAGGATCTCCGGACCTGAAAGCCGCCCAGGAAGTGGCTAACCATCTCGGTACCGTGCACCATGAAATTCACTTTACGGTGCAGGAAGGGCTGGATGCGATCCGTGACGTTATCTATCACATTGAAACCTATGACGTGACCACTATCCGCGCCTCCACGCCGATGTACCTGATGTCGCGTAAAATCAAAGCCATGGGCATCAAAATGGTGCTCTCCGGCGAAGGGTCTGACGAAGTATTTGGCGGTTACCTGTACTTCCATAAAGCGCCAGATGCCAAAGAGCTGCACGAAGAGACGGTACGTAAGCTGCAGGCGCTGCACATGTTTGACTGCGCCCGTGCCAACAAAGCGATGTCCGCCTGGGGCGTGGAAGCGCGCGTGCCGTTCCTGGATAAGAAATTCCTCGACGTGGCCATGCGTATCAACCCGCAGGACAAGATGTGCGGCAACGGCAAGATGGAAAAACATATCCTGCGCGAGTGTTTTGAATCTTATCTGCCGGCAAGCGTGGCCTGGCGTCAGAAAGAGCAGTTCTCGGACGGCGTAGGTTACAGCTGGATCGATACCCTGAAAGAGGTGGCCGCGAAGCAGATTTCCGACCAACAACTGGAAACGGCCAGCTTCCGCTTCCCGTACAACACGCCGGGATCGAAAGAAGCCTACCTGTACCGTGAGATCTTCGAAGAGCTGTTCCCGCTGCCAAGCGCAGCCGAGTGTGTCCCGGGTGGTCCTTCCGTGGCCTGCTCCTCTGCAAAAGCCATTGAGTGGGATGAAGCCTTCAAAACCATGAACGATCCGTCAGGACGTGCCGTGGGTGTGCACCAGTCCGCGTATAAATAA
- the ubiF gene encoding 3-demethoxyubiquinol 3-hydroxylase, which produces MTIQQTGIAVVGGGMVGGALALGLAQQGFDVTVIEQATPPAFDASQQPDVRISAISAASVDLLRGLGVWDAILAMRAHPYRRLETWEWENAHVVFDAAELKLPLLGYMVENTVLQQALWQALEAHPQVTLRVPASVKHLHRHNDQHLIELDSGEQLAVKLLVGADGANSRVRELAGIGIHAWQYQQSCMLITVDCENDPGDSTWQHFTPNGPHAFLPLFDRWASLVWYDTPARIRQLQGLSMEQLQREIAHHFPARLGTVTPVAAGAFPLTRRHALQYAQEGLALVGDAAHTIHPLAGQGVNLGYRDVDALIDVLSNARTHGEAWASHQVLKRYQTRRMADNFIMQSGMDLFYAGFSNDLGPLRILRNVGLMAAQRAGGLKRQALKYALGL; this is translated from the coding sequence ATGACTATCCAACAAACCGGGATCGCCGTTGTCGGCGGCGGTATGGTCGGCGGGGCGCTGGCGCTGGGGCTGGCGCAACAGGGTTTCGACGTAACGGTTATCGAACAAGCGACGCCGCCAGCCTTTGACGCTTCTCAGCAGCCGGATGTGCGCATCTCAGCCATCAGCGCCGCGTCGGTCGATCTGCTCCGCGGCCTGGGCGTCTGGGACGCTATCCTCGCCATGCGCGCGCACCCGTATCGCCGTCTGGAGACCTGGGAGTGGGAAAATGCCCATGTGGTGTTTGACGCTGCGGAGCTGAAACTCCCGCTGCTGGGGTATATGGTTGAAAATACCGTTCTGCAGCAGGCGCTCTGGCAGGCACTCGAGGCCCATCCGCAGGTTACGCTGCGGGTACCTGCGTCGGTGAAGCATCTGCACCGCCACAACGACCAGCACCTGATTGAGCTGGATAGCGGCGAGCAGCTGGCGGTGAAACTGCTGGTGGGTGCCGACGGGGCTAATTCCCGGGTACGGGAGCTGGCGGGGATCGGCATTCACGCCTGGCAATATCAACAATCCTGCATGCTGATCACCGTCGACTGCGAAAACGATCCGGGCGACAGCACCTGGCAGCACTTTACCCCTAACGGCCCGCACGCATTTTTACCGCTGTTCGATCGCTGGGCCTCGCTGGTGTGGTACGACACCCCGGCCCGTATTCGCCAGCTGCAGGGGCTATCAATGGAGCAGTTGCAGCGCGAAATCGCCCACCACTTCCCGGCACGTCTTGGGACCGTCACGCCGGTCGCTGCGGGTGCCTTCCCGCTGACGCGCCGTCACGCCCTGCAGTACGCACAGGAAGGTCTGGCGCTGGTGGGCGATGCGGCGCACACCATTCATCCGTTGGCGGGGCAGGGGGTAAACCTTGGCTATCGCGACGTCGATGCGCTGATCGATGTCCTCAGCAACGCCCGCACCCACGGCGAAGCCTGGGCCAGCCATCAGGTGCTTAAGCGTTATCAGACCCGACGGATGGCGGACAACTTCATTATGCAGTCGGGGATGGATCTGTTTTACGCCGGGTTCAGCAACGATCTGGGACCGCTGCGCATCCTGCGTAACGTGGGATTGATGGCGGCGCAGCGTGCAGGCGGGCTGAAACGTCAGGCGCTGAAGTACGCCTTAGGACTTTAA
- the miaB gene encoding tRNA (N6-isopentenyl adenosine(37)-C2)-methylthiotransferase MiaB — MTKKLHIKTWGCQMNEYDSSKMADLLDATHGYQLTDVAEEADVLLLNTCSIREKAQEKVFHQLGRWKLIKQKRPEVIIGVGGCVASQEGKLIRQRAHYVDIIFGPQTLHRLPEMINAVRGTGQRKAIIDVSFPEIEKFDRLPEPRADGPTAFVSIMEGCNKYCTYCVVPYTRGEEVSRPCDDILFEIAQLAAQGVREVNLLGQNVNAWRGENYDGSTGSFAELLRLVAAIDGIDRIRFTTSHPIEFTDDIIDVYRDTPELVSFLHLPIQCGSDRVLNLMGRTHTALEYKAIIRKLREARPDIQISSDFIVGFPGETDEDFERTMKVIGDVNFDVSYSFIFSARPGTPAADMVDDVPDEVKKQRLYILQDRINQQANAWSRRMLGTVQRVLVEGTSRKSIMQLSGRTENNRVVNFEGTPDLVGKFVDIEILEVLTNSLRGKLVRTEDEMGLRVVESPASVIARTRKESDLGVGVYQP, encoded by the coding sequence ATGACAAAAAAACTCCATATTAAAACCTGGGGCTGTCAGATGAACGAATATGATTCATCCAAGATGGCCGATCTGCTGGATGCCACCCATGGGTATCAACTCACCGACGTGGCGGAAGAGGCAGACGTGTTGCTGCTGAACACCTGCTCGATCCGTGAGAAGGCGCAGGAGAAAGTCTTTCATCAGTTAGGTCGCTGGAAGCTGATCAAACAAAAAAGACCCGAAGTGATCATCGGTGTCGGCGGCTGTGTCGCCTCGCAGGAAGGCAAGCTGATCCGTCAGCGCGCCCACTACGTCGATATTATTTTTGGCCCGCAGACCCTGCACCGTCTGCCAGAGATGATCAACGCCGTGCGCGGGACCGGCCAGCGCAAAGCGATCATCGACGTCAGCTTCCCGGAAATCGAAAAATTTGACCGTCTGCCGGAACCGCGTGCGGATGGCCCGACCGCCTTCGTCTCCATCATGGAAGGCTGCAACAAATACTGTACCTACTGCGTGGTGCCTTACACCCGCGGTGAGGAAGTCAGCCGCCCTTGCGACGACATTCTCTTTGAAATTGCGCAGCTGGCGGCGCAGGGCGTACGTGAAGTGAACCTGCTCGGGCAGAACGTAAACGCCTGGCGCGGCGAGAACTATGACGGCAGCACCGGCTCCTTTGCTGAACTGCTGCGTCTGGTGGCAGCCATCGACGGCATCGATCGCATTCGCTTCACCACCAGCCACCCGATTGAATTCACCGATGACATCATTGATGTCTACCGTGATACGCCGGAGCTGGTGAGCTTCCTGCACCTGCCGATCCAGTGCGGCTCTGACCGCGTGCTGAACCTGATGGGCCGCACCCACACCGCGCTGGAATATAAAGCGATCATCCGCAAGCTGCGTGAAGCGCGCCCGGATATTCAGATCAGCTCTGACTTTATCGTTGGCTTCCCTGGCGAAACGGACGAGGATTTCGAACGCACCATGAAGGTGATTGGTGATGTGAACTTCGACGTGAGCTATAGCTTCATCTTCTCGGCCCGCCCGGGTACGCCTGCCGCTGATATGGTGGATGACGTGCCGGATGAGGTGAAAAAGCAGCGGCTGTATATTCTGCAGGATCGCATTAACCAGCAGGCCAACGCCTGGAGCCGCCGGATGCTCGGCACCGTGCAGCGCGTGCTGGTGGAAGGCACTTCACGTAAGAGCATTATGCAGCTCTCTGGCCGTACGGAGAACAACCGCGTGGTGAACTTCGAAGGCACGCCGGATCTGGTGGGCAAGTTCGTGGATATCGAGATCCTCGAGGTACTGACCAACTCCCTGCGTGGCAAACTGGTGCGCACCGAAGATGAAATGGGCCTGCGGGTCGTTGAATCCCCGGCGTCGGTGATTGCCCGTACCCGTAAAGAAAGCGATCTGGGCGTCGGCGTTTATCAGCCATAG
- a CDS encoding PhoH family protein, whose protein sequence is MNIDTREITLEPADNARLLSLCGPFDDNIKHLERRLGIEINRRDNQFKLTGRAICVNAAADILRSLYVDTAPMRGETQDIEPEQIHLAIKESRVLEQSAESVPDFGKAIHIQTKRGVIKPRTPNQAQYIANILDHDITFGVGPAGTGKTYLAVAAAVDSLERQEIRRILLTRPAVEAGEKLGFLPGDLSQKVDPYLRPLYDALFEMLGFEKVEKLIERNVIEVAPLAYMRGRTLNDAFIILDESQNTTIEQMKMFLTRIGFNSKAVITGDITQVDLPRSTKSGLRHAIEVLSEVDEISFNFFHSEDVVRHPVVARIVTAYEAWEAADQKRKAEQAAERKREAQEQEQK, encoded by the coding sequence TTGAATATAGATACACGTGAAATTACCCTTGAGCCAGCAGACAACGCTCGCCTGCTGAGCCTGTGCGGGCCGTTTGATGACAACATCAAACATCTGGAGCGACGTCTGGGTATCGAGATTAATCGTCGCGATAACCAGTTCAAACTCACCGGACGCGCCATTTGCGTCAATGCCGCTGCGGATATTCTCCGTAGCCTGTACGTGGATACCGCCCCGATGCGCGGTGAAACTCAGGATATTGAGCCGGAACAGATCCATCTGGCGATCAAAGAGTCGCGGGTTCTGGAGCAGAGTGCGGAGAGCGTGCCGGATTTCGGCAAAGCGATTCACATCCAGACCAAGCGTGGCGTCATTAAGCCACGCACGCCAAACCAGGCGCAGTACATCGCCAATATTCTCGATCATGACATCACCTTCGGCGTTGGCCCGGCGGGTACGGGTAAAACCTACCTCGCAGTGGCAGCGGCCGTGGATTCCCTGGAGCGCCAGGAGATCCGCCGTATTCTGCTTACCCGTCCGGCGGTTGAGGCGGGCGAAAAGCTGGGCTTCCTGCCTGGCGACCTGAGCCAGAAGGTCGATCCTTACCTGCGCCCGCTGTACGATGCGCTGTTTGAGATGCTCGGCTTTGAGAAGGTCGAAAAACTGATTGAACGTAACGTCATTGAAGTGGCTCCGCTGGCCTACATGCGCGGCCGCACCCTGAACGATGCGTTCATCATCCTGGATGAGAGCCAGAACACCACCATCGAACAGATGAAGATGTTCCTGACCCGTATTGGCTTCAACTCCAAAGCGGTGATCACCGGGGATATCACACAGGTCGACCTGCCGCGCAGCACCAAATCGGGTCTGCGTCACGCCATCGAAGTGCTGTCCGAAGTGGACGAAATCAGCTTTAACTTCTTCCACAGCGAAGACGTGGTGCGTCACCCGGTGGTGGCGCGCATCGTTACGGCGTATGAAGCATGGGAAGCAGCAGATCAAAAACGTAAAGCAGAGCAGGCCGCGGAACGTAAACGCGAAGCCCAGGAGCAAGAGCAGAAATGA
- the ybeY gene encoding rRNA maturation RNase YbeY, which translates to MSQVILDLQLACEDNSGLPEESQFQAWLNAVIPQFQEESEVTIRLVDEAESHDLNLTYRGKDKPTNVLSFPFEAPPGIELPLLGDLIICRQVVEQEAKEQQKPLEAHWAHMVVHGSLHLLGYDHIEDDEAEEMESLETEIMLALGYEDPYIAEKE; encoded by the coding sequence ATGAGTCAGGTGATCCTCGATTTACAGCTGGCCTGTGAAGACAATTCCGGTTTGCCGGAAGAGAGCCAGTTCCAGGCGTGGCTGAACGCCGTCATCCCGCAGTTCCAGGAAGAGTCAGAAGTGACGATTCGCCTGGTGGATGAGGCAGAAAGCCACGACCTGAACCTGACCTATCGCGGGAAAGATAAGCCGACCAACGTGCTCTCTTTCCCGTTTGAAGCGCCGCCTGGCATCGAACTGCCGCTGCTGGGTGATTTAATCATCTGCCGGCAGGTGGTGGAGCAGGAAGCAAAGGAGCAGCAGAAGCCGCTCGAGGCCCACTGGGCGCACATGGTGGTGCACGGGAGCCTGCATCTGCTGGGCTACGATCACATTGAAGATGACGAAGCGGAAGAGATGGAGTCCCTCGAGACAGAGATAATGCTTGCTCTGGGCTATGAGGATCCGTACATTGCCGAGAAAGAGTAG